The sequence TGTCGTCGGACGAGCCGCCGGACTGGCGCGAGATCGTCACGACGTTGCCGCCGCCGTCGCGCAGGTACGGCGCCGTCCCCGCGAGGGAGGCGCCGAGCGCCGCGGCCGGGCGGATCGTGACCTTGTCCGCGCCGGCGCCCTTGATGGTGAGCGGCTTGGTGATCGTCAGCCCGTTGCGCGATCCCGTCTGGCTCGGCGAGTTGTTGCCCGAGGCCGGCACGGACTGCTCGTAGTACGCGCCGGCGCAGATCACGACGGTGTCCCACGGCGCAGCCTGGTTGACCGCTGCCTGGATCGAGGTGAAGGCGGCGTTCGGGCAGTCGGCCTTGTCATCGTCGACCGTCCAGGTCGACGCGTAGGCACTGGTCGGGGCGAGCGCCGCGAACACCGCGGCGGCCACGACAACAGGGACTCGTCTCATGTGTTCGGAAGGACCTTTGTCAGTGAGAGATGACCGCGCAGCCATCAGTGGCGCGCGGTTGCAGCGGCCGCAATCTACGTGGCCCCCTGGTCCTGTTGTTATGTGAATTCAGTCGGTCGTTGACCCGTCACCTTTCTACCGGTGGTCCACACAACCGGCCCCACCTCCGGACGTACGATCTCGCCGCTTCGCCGCGCACGGCCACGCTGCCGTGCGAGCACGGACGCACCCATGAATCGACCGCACGGAGAACTGGTGACCCCTGCCCTTAAGGCCCTCGCGCTTGCGCTCTTCTTGGCGGTGCTCGCGCCGGCGACATCGCTGGCCGCACCGCCCGACCCGCTCGACCGCGGGCCCTACACCGTCACGACCCTCGACCCGCTGAAGATCGGCACGGTGGACCTGCAGGAGCCGAACGCCGCCGGCGGGGCCACCACGGGCACCGCCGCCGCCGCGACGGTCCAGCTGCGCGGCTCGATCTACTACCCGGCCAACCGCGCCAGCGGGTCACCCGTGATCGTCCTGGTGCACGGCAACCACTCGAGCTGCGACACCGGCTCGGCGCCGAACTGCACCGCGTTCAAGCGCAACGACCGCGGCTACGCCTATCTGGGCGAGAACCTCGCGAGCTGGGGCTACACGGTCGCGTCGATCGACCAGGACCAGCTGATGTACTACCAGGACGGCACCGCCCGCGGCATGCATCAGCGCCGGATCATCATCGCGGCGATGCTGGACAAGCTGTGGGACGCGAACGTCGCACCGATCCCGATGGGCGACAACGCGAACATCGGCGGTGCGCTCGTCGGCAAGCTGGACTTCTCGCGCGTCGGCCTGATGGGCCACTCGCGCGGCGGCGACGCGGTCAGCAGCTTCATCGACTACAACCGCACGCGTCCTGCACCGGGCCGCAAGTACAACCTGCGCGGCGTGATCGCGCTCGCCCCGGTGGACTACGAGCGCCGCGCGCCGTACGGCGTTCCCTACATGACGATGTTCGGCTACTGCGAGGGCGACGTCACGAACCTCCAGGGCGCCCGCATGTTCGAGCGCAGCCAGTACATCGCCCCGGGCGACCCCTTCCCGCGGATCCAGGTGTCGATGCTCGGCGTCAACCACAACTGGTTCAACTCGGTGTGGTTCGCCGACGGCGACGACGCGACCGGCACCGACACCGCCTGTGGCACGTCGCAGCCGAACAACATCCGGCTCAGCGGCGGCACGTACACCGCGGCCACGCGCGGCTCGGGCGACCCGGCGCTGATGGGCGACCAGGAGAAGGCCGGCCTCGCGCTCATGGGGTCGTTCTTCCGCCGGTACGTCGGTGGCGACGTCGCGTTCGACCCATACATGACGGGCGAGCTCGGCGAGGACGGCGTCTCGCCGCAGATCCCCGTCTCCGCGTGCCCGACGTCGCCGTCCGGGACGCGGATCCCGTGCGCCGAGCGCAACATGGTCACCTACTTCGCCGAGCCGGCGGCCCGGCGTGACGTGCTGCGCCCGGAGACGGACACCCCGCTCACGGTCAGCGCGGTCGGAACGGCGATCACGGGCAGTGGCTTCGCGAACCCCTACCAGGCCGGTAGCGGCATCAGCCCGATCCCGCCGACCACCGCGGGCGGATTCGACTGGTGCAACCCGGAGCCGATCTACTTCACGCCGTCCTCGTTGGGCTTCTCCGGGCTTCCGACCGCGACCAAGGGCTGCCCGCTGCCGGCGGCCAGCGCGCTCGGCGGCCAGAGCGGCACCCGCGAGAACGCGCCGGTCAACCACTCTTACGGGATGCAGCTCGCGCTCGCGTGGGAGCAGCCGGCGTCGATCGCGACGCGGATTCCCGCCGCGTCGGGCGACGTGCGCGGGTTCAAGACGCTCACCCTGGGCGCGGGCGTGAACTTCTTCGACACCCGCAACCCGCCGCGCACCGGCGACGCCGTGTGGAACCCGGCGCTCACGACGCAGGACTTCTCGATCGTCCTCGTCGACAAGAACGGGAACACGGGCACCGTCGCGGCCGGCTCGCCGCGCTACGGCAACGCGCTGCATCAGACGACCGGGTCGACCACGGCCCGGACGCACGTCGTGCTCAACGCGATCCGCGTGCCGCTGCAGGACTTCGCCGCTCAGGGCGTCGACCTCGCCAACGTCCGCAAGCTCGAGCTCAAGTTCGGCGAGCTGGGCAAGCCCGCCACCGGATCGATCCAGCTCTCCGACGTCCGCTTCCAGGAGGCCGTGGGCGGCTCGGCCGTCTACACCGACAAGCTCGCCGACATCCCGCCCACCACGGCGCCCGCGCCGGCGGCGACCGTGAAGACGGCGGCCGCGGCGACCGGCGGCACCAGGGCGACGGCCACTGAGCTCGGTGCCCCGGCGTCCGCGCCCGCGACGACCGGTGCCGTGGCGAAGCCGGCGGCGTGCTCGCCGACGCTCAAGTCGGCGACCGTCAAGGCCCGCACGCTCGTCCTGAAGGGAGCGACGACGTGTGCGAGCCCGATCCGCGTGACGGTCGCGCGTGTCGGCAAGGCGAGCAAGAGCAAGGCGCTCCGCGTGAAGGTGGCCGGAAGCGGTTGGACGGCGAGCGCGAAGCTCGCCGCAGGGCGCTACAAG comes from Solirubrobacter pauli and encodes:
- a CDS encoding alpha/beta hydrolase, encoding MTPALKALALALFLAVLAPATSLAAPPDPLDRGPYTVTTLDPLKIGTVDLQEPNAAGGATTGTAAAATVQLRGSIYYPANRASGSPVIVLVHGNHSSCDTGSAPNCTAFKRNDRGYAYLGENLASWGYTVASIDQDQLMYYQDGTARGMHQRRIIIAAMLDKLWDANVAPIPMGDNANIGGALVGKLDFSRVGLMGHSRGGDAVSSFIDYNRTRPAPGRKYNLRGVIALAPVDYERRAPYGVPYMTMFGYCEGDVTNLQGARMFERSQYIAPGDPFPRIQVSMLGVNHNWFNSVWFADGDDATGTDTACGTSQPNNIRLSGGTYTAATRGSGDPALMGDQEKAGLALMGSFFRRYVGGDVAFDPYMTGELGEDGVSPQIPVSACPTSPSGTRIPCAERNMVTYFAEPAARRDVLRPETDTPLTVSAVGTAITGSGFANPYQAGSGISPIPPTTAGGFDWCNPEPIYFTPSSLGFSGLPTATKGCPLPAASALGGQSGTRENAPVNHSYGMQLALAWEQPASIATRIPAASGDVRGFKTLTLGAGVNFFDTRNPPRTGDAVWNPALTTQDFSIVLVDKNGNTGTVAAGSPRYGNALHQTTGSTTARTHVVLNAIRVPLQDFAAQGVDLANVRKLELKFGELGKPATGSIQLSDVRFQEAVGGSAVYTDKLADIPPTTAPAPAATVKTAAAATGGTRATATELGAPASAPATTGAVAKPAACSPTLKSATVKARTLVLKGATTCASPIRVTVARVGKASKSKALRVKVAGSGWTASAKLAAGRYKVTVAAATRVVTVR